A genomic window from Salvia miltiorrhiza cultivar Shanhuang (shh) chromosome 5, IMPLAD_Smil_shh, whole genome shotgun sequence includes:
- the LOC130985516 gene encoding E3 ubiquitin-protein ligase RMA1H1-like translates to MAFQQYFMQGWESLPQPSTESEKTSACFDCSICLDFARDPVVTLCGHLYCWPCIYKWFDSQSSSLGSDERPQCPVCKAEISEKTMVPLYGRGKSLSEAGPEGKVIPPRPPACGIRGLADLFSPDQQLPSPSRENRHDFPNAHASYGEDSSPQLFNLGGTAAVSLSHPTIGMFGEMVYARVFGNSQSLYTYPNSYHTVVSRSPRLRRQELQADKSLNRVTIFLFCFFLLCLLVF, encoded by the coding sequence ATGGCATTTCAGCAGTACTTTATGCAGGGATGGGAATCTCTTCCTCAGCCATCCACAGAATCCGAGAAGACTTCTGCTTGCTTCGATTGCAGCATATGTTTAGACTTTGCCCGCGATCCAGTGGTAACCCTCTGCGGCCATCTTTACTGTTGGCCCTGCATATACAAGTGGTTCGACTCCCAAAGTTCGTCCCTTGGTTCAGACGAGCGTCCTCAGTGCCCCGTTTGCAAGGCCGAGATATCTGAGAAGACAATGGTCCCTCTATACGGCCGTGGGAAATCCCTCTCTGAAGCAGGACCCGAAGGCAAAGTCATTCCTCCTAGGCCACCGGCCTGTGGTATCAGGGGCCTCGCTGACTTGTTTAGTCCGGACCAGCAGCTTCCCTCTCCCTCTCGCGAGAACCGCCATGATTTCCCAAATGCTCATGCGAGCTATGGTGAAGATTCGTCGCCTCAGTTGTTCAATCTTGGTGGTACAGCAGCAGTGTCTCTTTCTCATCCCACCATAGGAATGTTTGGAGAGATGGTTTATGCTAGAGTCTTTGGCAACTCACAAAGCTTATACACTTACCCCAATTCATACCACACCGTAGTAAGTAGGTCACCCAGGTTAAGAAGGCAGGAGTTGCAGGCTGATAAATCTCTCAACAGAGTCACAATTTTCTTATTCTGTTTTTTCCTTTTGTGCCTCCTTGTATTCTGA
- the LOC130985515 gene encoding pentatricopeptide repeat-containing protein At2g20710, mitochondrial-like, which produces MKLFSMSSSSLSRRAYSSFNKTQIRTRNRTKFRWKTSPAFRSLYRSISHLGDPDVSVVPALDEWIRQGKPATKWDLQRLITVLMGSKRFRHALEVSLWMCNGKRYPISPFDIGVRLKLILKNFNIEQAENYFNKIPEHLRTNQIYLAILNCYTISKSVDKAESIMQKARELGYADRPIWYNLMMNLYCKLGNREKLRELLAEMESKGVSYDQFTYSVCLSACAAASDAAGMDRVMSVMESDPSVTVHWQTLVTAAQSYLRIGSFDEAMQLLNKLIKQLARCSQRNVLVVLLLNLCAEAGKKEELHRIWESYKGRKVVNKVYISMIRSLIKFNDIEEVEKIFEEWESGALTFDFRVPNFLIDAYSTDGRVDKAEALIARVVSKGGCPLVTTWCHLAGGYMKKNQVAEALRSLRKAISACPPKFASQKQSLITCLEYLQNNECLEEAEELIKSLRTSGMSGAPASDEFCGFREDAGEEQDFEGALVSEDDEDVDD; this is translated from the exons ATGAAGCTCTTCTCtatgtcttcttcttctctgaGCCGGCGCGCTTATTCTTCCTTTAATAAAACCCAAATCCGGACCCGAAACCGAACCAAATTCCGATGGAAAACCTCCCCCGCCTTTAGATCTCTATATCGTAGCATCTCACATTTGGGGGACCCGGATGTTTCCGTAGTGCCCGCGCTCGACGAGTGGATCCGACAGGGGAAGCCTGCAACAAAATGGGATCTTCAACGACTTATTACTGTGTTGATGGGTTCTAAGAGATTCAGACATGCTCTTGAG gTATCTCTGTGGATGTGTAACGGAAAACGTTATCCCATATCTCCTTTCGACATTGGTGTACGATTGAAGTTGATACTAAAAAATTTCAACATTGAACAAGCTGAGAATTACTTCAATAAGATTCCAGAACATCTGAGGACGAATCAGATCTATCTTGCAATTCTCAACTGCTATACGATTTCCAAATCTGTGGATAAAGCAGAATCGATTATGCAGAAAGCTAGAGAGTTAGGGTATGCTGACAGACCAATATGGTACAACCTCATGATGAATCTTTACTGTAAATTAGGAAATAGGGAAAAGCTGCGTGAGCTGCTGGCTGAAATGGAATCCAAAGGCGTCTCTTATGACCAATTCACCTACTCAGTCTGCCTGAGTGCATGTGCCGCCGCCTCTGATGCTGCGGGAATGGATCGAGTTATGAGCGTTATGGAATCGGATCCCTCAGTCACCGTGCATTGGCAAACACTGGTTACCGCAGCGCAGAGTTACTTGAGAATTGGCTCATTTGACGAAGCTATGCAACTACTCAATAAACTTATAAAGCAGTTGGCGAGATGCTCTCAGAGAAATGTTTTGGTAGTTCTTCTCCTCAATCTATGTGCTGAAGCAGGGAAGAAAGAAGAATTGCACAGAATCTGGGAGTCTTACAAGGGTAGGAAGGTCGTTAATAAGGTTTACATTAGCATGATACGCTCATTAATCAAGTTCAACGACATTGAAGAGGTGGAGAAGATATTCGAGGAGTGGGAGTCAGGTGCCTTGACGTTTGACTTCCGGGTGCCTAACTTCTTGATCGATGCTTACTCTACAGACGGTCGTGTGGACAAGGCCGAAGCCCTAATAGCTCGAGTAGTATCAAAAGGCGGCTGTCCACTTGTAACGACGTGGTGTCATCTAGCAGGAGGCTATATGAAGAAGAATCAAGTAGCTGAGGCACTGCGATCCTTGAGGAAGGCCATCTCAGCTTGCCCCCCTAAATTTGCGTCGCAGAAGCAATCCTTGATAACTTGTTTAGAATATTTGCAGAATAACGAGTGCTTGGAAGAGGCGGAGGAGTTGATAAAGTCGCTAAGGACGAGTGGTATGTCGGGAGCGCCTGCTTCTGATGAGTTTTGCGGTTTCAGAGAGGATGCCGGAGAAGAACAAGATTTCGAGGGAGCACTTGTGagtgaagatgatgaagatgttgaTGATTAG